GATATGGGTCTGAATGTGACCGATGATCGATAACATTCTTTTGTCTGCATTCACCGTTGCATTGACGGGCCTCATCTTAGAAATATTTCTTGCTGCAATCACAATTAATGCGTTTACATAATGAAGTGTGAGATCCTCCTGATAAAGATCACTATGCTTCATATTGTGCAGAAGTGAATCTACGATTGATTTTACCAGGAATTCATCCGGCTTGTTTTTCAAAACACAGCCTGACAGATGTGAAGCATGATACAATAAGCATTCAATACAGTTTATGCTTTTCCAATTGTATTCTCTTACATAATTCTCACTGAACTTAACAAATAAAAATTCTGAGATCTCAGAAATCTCAAAATAATGCTGGTCATTAGGAGTGAGCATGATCAGGCTACCTTTGTTGTAGGTAACTTTATTATCATTGATTTCTAAAAATCCTGATCCGGAGATAACATAGACCATCTGAAAAAAAGAAAACTGCAGATTCCTTACGGGGCACTTTTCTGTTTTACAGTACTCTACATCTACCAATCGGTCTATATTTTCTTTATTCATCCTGCAAAATTACTCAATTATCATTAAAATATACTGATTTATTAAAAAAAATCTGTCCAATTTTGTGGAATAATTTTAAGACTCATCATGAAACGATCGATTTATATTTTGGCTCTGGGAGCTTTTGGAATCATTACTACAGAATTTGGGGTAATTGGAATTCTACCCAACATCAGCAGGGAATTTAATGTATCTATAGATACAGCCGGTTGGCTGTTAAGTGCTTTTGCACTTACTGTGGCTGTTTCATCTCCTTTTATCACTGCATTTACCACTAAGATCAACCGTAAGCTTTTATTATGTATGGTGCTTGGTGTATTTGTATTATCAAATCTTCTTTCTTCTATTTCAACCAGTTTTACCATGTTGATGGTAGCACGGGTTCTACCTGCCTTTTTGCATCCGCTGTTCTGGAATATTTCAATGGCAATTGCATTTAAACAGGGTGGTGCTAAAGCCGTTTCTGTGGTAATGGCAGGACTTAGTTTGGCTACCGTTTTAGGAGTTCCGCTTACCACTTATGCAGCGGATTTCTTTAATAACTGGCAAGCCTCTTTTTATATGGGAAGTTTTGTGAGCCTGATTGCGTTTTTAGGATTATTATTCTTTGTTCCGTCCATGCCTGCAAGTAAAGATAAAACATCACAAAATCAACTATACGTATTAAAAAGTCCACAACTTTGGGTCAATCTGATCTCGACTATTCTTACATTGGCAGCTATGTTTTCAAGCTATACCTATCTGGCGGCTTATCTGGAAAAAATTACACGGATGAATGGAGCAGAAATAAGTGTAATGCTTCTTTTATTCGGAGGTATGGGAATTCTGGGGAACTGGCTTATGGGCATTGCACTGAACAGAAATTTACTTGTTACCGTACGATTGTTTTTTGTGTCTCTGATTGCCGTTCAGATATTAGCCTATTACTTCGGGGGAATTTTTGTGGCGATGGTTCTGATTCTTTCCCTTTGGGGAATGATACACACCGGAGGCTTCCTGGTTCCTAATATCCGTACTACCCAGGCAGTCCCGCACAGCGCCCTTGAATTTGTTAACAGCCTGTTGACTTCCTGCTACAATATCGGGATATCATTAGGAGCTCTTGTGGGTGGTTTAATTATTGCAAAATATGGAATTCATCAAATTGTCTGGATCAGCATTGCATTATTGGGAGTTACACTCGCCATCAGCTTTATTACTTTTCCGAAAAAAATAGAAATAGAATCAGAAGCTGAGGAAAAAGAAGAAATAACAATTTCTCCTGCAGTTTGCGAATAAATCCTATTTGACTAAATAATAAATTTTTTCTCCTCATCTCAATACAGTTTTTATTCTGAATATTCTACAGAAAAAGATTGTATTGAGATTATTTCTTCTTCTTGGGTTATGATCAATCGTGACCATTTTATTTTTAATTTAGTATTACTTTTTAAATATAGCTTTAATACCAACATCCATTTATTATGTCTCCCGAAATGTATCATCAGGAATTTGATGTCCCGGAACAGTTACAGGATACTATAAAATGTTTCTGGTACAACAGGAGGGATTCAACAGAAGTTCAATCCGTCTTTGAAGTAACTCCTGATGGCTATGCTGAAATTATTTTTTATTTCAGTGGCGAATGCAGCGTTGTTCAAAACGGAATTCTTCATCCGTTACCTTCACCATTTATGATGGGACTACTCAATCAGCCTGTTCATTTCCATATGACCAACCGGTTGGAGATCATCGCGGTAAGATGTTTCCCATGGACCGTTTTCGATTTGCTGGAACTTCCTTCCGGTAAAGTAGGGGTGCATACTTTTGAACACCCAATAGCACAGCTTCATTCCACATTGGATGCATTAATTCAGCAAGGTAGAAAAGAAGAAGCTATAGATCAGCTAAAACAATATTTCCTTACACTACGCTCACATGTTTCTACCGACAGCATGTTATTCAAAGCAGGAGTTGCCATGACAAAGGCCAAAGGTACTTTACCCGTCAGCCAGGTCGCTGAAGCGGCTCATGCAACAGTAAGAACTTTAGAAAGAAAATTTAAAGAATCATCCGGTCACACCGTTAAGGATGTATCGGGTCTGATGCGTTTTGAGCAGGCCAGAAATCATTTATGGCTGCATCCTGATGTTAATCTAGCCGGGTTGGCTGTTGATCTTGGATATACGGACCAATCCCATTTAAGCAGAGAGTTTAAACGGTATACCGGTATTACTCCTGCTGCGTTCGCTAAAAAAGCTAAAAAAAGACAACGAGTGGTAAGCAATGATTTTGTCGCATTTGTACAATCCTAAGCTTACTGCATTTCTGACATTTGTATGGAAATTAACATACAAATTAAAAGACATGCAATATTTATTAAAAGACAAAAAAGTAGCGATCATCGGTGGCGGACCTGTAGGTTTAACTATGGCCAGACTACTTCAGCAAAAAGAAGTCAATGTAGCCGTTTATGAAAGAGACTTTGACGCCCAAACCCGAATATGGGGTGGGACGCTCGATCTTCATAAAGGTTCAGGACAGGAGGCCATTAAAAAGGCCGGACTGCTTGAAAACTACTATACAACCGCAATTCCCATGGGAATTATATTTGCCGATCAACAAGGCAATACTTTACATACCAGAAAGCCAACTCCGGAAAACCGGTATGATAACCCTGAAATCAACAGAAATCAGCTAAGAAAGATCCTGCTGGAAAGCTTAGCTCCAGATACCGTTATCTGGAACAGAAAGCTGACCAACCTCACAGAACATAATGGCAAGTGGTTGCTACAATTCGAAAACCAGCCCGATGCAACAGCTGATCTAGTGATTGTTGCCAACGGAGGAATGTCAAAAGTTAGAAACTATGTCACCGATGCCGAAATCGAAGAAACCGGTAGCTTTATTATCCAGGGTGATATTCCGCAGCCTGAGATCAATTCTCCTCAAATGTACGGGCTGTGTGATGGAAGCAGGCTCATGACTTCAAACCAAGGAAGCTTATTCGTTGTCAATCCTTATAACAATGGTTCGCTGACTTATGGTTTAATTATACAAAAACCTCAAGAATGGGATCAGGGCCATGCTTTGGACTTTCAGGATAAAGAAAGTGTAATTCAGTTTCTTTCCGAAAGATTACCGGATTGGGGCAAACCTTATCAGGAAGTATTTCAGGCAACTTCCTTCTTCGTTGGATTACCAACCCGAAAATTACCATTAAAACAGTGGAAAGATAGCAGACCGCTTCCCATAACTCTGATCGGTGATGCAGCCCATCTGATGCCTCCTTTTGCCGGACAGGGTGTAAACATTGGCCTGGTAGATACCCTTACCTTATCTGAAAATCTTACTGAAGGTAGTTTTGAAACTGTAGAAGCAGCTATAAAAGATTATGAACTGAAAATGATAAAGTATGCAGCTGAAGCCCAACAGGAATCAGCCGTTAACGAGGCAGAAATGCGCGATCCAGATTTTTCTTTCCTACAGCTTTTTAAATAACAATAACCTTCTGCATAAAGAGATATAGTCTGGGTTGACGCAACTCAGATTATATCTTTATAAAAAATAAATTTAATCATTTGATTAAATTACTTGTTTAACCTAAAAAATATTTTCTACCTTTGCAACAGAAGAACGATTGTAATATGAAAGAAGAATCTAAAAAAAAGGATACTACAACAGAAGAGAAGATCAAGGAAGCCGCACGAATCGTATTTTATAGAAAGGGATTCGCTGCAACCAGAACCAGGGATATTGCTGAAGAAGCAGATATCAACCTGGCATTGCTCAATTATTATTTCAGAAGCAAGGCCAAATTATTTGAGATTATCATGCTCGAAACTATGGCTGGATTTTTTCAAAGCTTGTTAATGGTGCTAAATACAGAGAAAACAACTCTCGAAAAGAAAGTAGAAGAGGTGGTAGGGAAGTATATCGACCTGATCATCAAAGAGCCGGAAATTCCGACATTCATCATCAGTGAGCTTCGTAACAATCCTAATCTTCTATTGCAAAAAATCCCTTTAAAAGAAGTGATTCAATCTTCTGTCTTTTTAAAGCAACATCAGGAAGCGGTGAAAAAGGGTAGTATTATTGAGCCTAATCCTTTACATTTTCTAATTAACCTGTTGGGGCTTACCGTATTTCCCTTCATAGCAAAACCAATGTTGATTGGAAGCAGTGAACTGAACGATAAAGAGTTCAATACCTTAATGATTCAACGTAAAAAGCTTATCCCGATCTGGGTAAAAGCCATGATGGCGGCAGGCTAATTTTTTTTGACCCTAATTTAATCAAATGATTAAAACGAAATTTTAAACAAGAATTGGAAAAATAAAAAAATGATTTTTAACCTATAAACGATGAGTTATTATGTACAAAAATGCTCAAAAATACCTGCTGGTTTTCGTTCTGGGTTGTGTCTCTACAACTTCTTTTAAATCTCAGCTTCAAAGCCTTAGTCTTGAAGAATGTTATCAGCTGGCAAAAGACAATTACCCGCTGATCAGAAAAAAAGGGATGATTGCAAAGACAGCCGGTTACAATACTGAAAACGCCAATAAGAAATATCTTCCCCAGGTTTCTTTTTCCGGCCAGGCCACATACCAGTCTCAAACCATCAGTTTTTCGGATGCACTGGGAGCACTCCCGATCAATGCCGCACTTCCTTCACTCAGTAAAGACCAATACAAAATTCAGGGAGAGATAGACCAGGTATTGTACGATGGAGGAACCACTTACAACCAGAAGGAACTGATAAAAGCCAATACTGAACTACAGCAACAAAACATTGAAACAAGCCTTTATACATTAAAGCAAAGGATCAATAATCTGTTTTTCTCCATCCTGCTTATGGATGCACAGCTAAAACAAAACGACCTCAACAAATCCAACCTTCATACCCAGATCCAGAAGACAGAAGCCGCATTAAAATATGGTGTTGCTTACAGAAGCAATCTGGATGAACTAAAAGCAGAGATCATCAATATCGATATGATGGCAACAGAGTATAAAGCTAACCGGGAAGCATATCTTAAGATGCTTTCCATTTTCATTGGGAAAGAACTTTCAGATTCTACGAAACTTGAAACTCCCGACAGTGATTATTTTCAAACAGAAATTAGAAGGCCTGAGCTCAAAGCTTTTGATCTACAAAACTCCATTTACGACCTCCAGAAAAAACAGTTGAAATCCGATTTTCTCCCCAGGGTAAGTGCATTCTTCCAGGGAGCATATGGAAGGCCTACACTTAATATCATTGAGAATAAGTTCGGTCCGTGGTTTATTACAGGAGTAAGGTTTAGCTGGTCTCTTGACACTTTGTATACCTCATCCAACAAAAAAGAAATACTGGAGTTAAACAAAAAAACTGCGGATGCAGACAGAGATACATTCCTTCTGAACACAAAACTGGATCTTACGCAGCAGGATGAACAGGTAAAAAAATACACTCAACTGATCACACAGGATGAAAACATCATTGCCCTGCGGCAATCTGTAAAACAATCTGCAGAAGCACAGCTTGATAACGGAGTAATCACCATCCACGAATACATTCAGAAACTCAATGCTGAACATCTTGCAAGACAAACCCTGGTTCTCCATCAGATTCAATTATTACAGGCCAGATACAATCAGAAATTCATAACCGGAAATTAATAATCCATTGTTACAATGAAAAAAATAATCATCCCCTTAGCCTATACTTTACTCTTGACGGCATGTCAACAAAAAGATAATTTTGACGCTTCAGGAAACTTTGAAGCCGATGAGGTTATTGTATCCGCACAGCAAAACGGTGAGCTGATTTCTTATTCCGTTCAGGAAGGATCGCAACTTCATGCAGGAAGTAAAGTAGGACAAATAGATGTAAAAGTAGCCACTCTTCAGAAAGAGCAGGCCGAAGCAAGCATTGGAGCCCTAAACCAAAAAACCAATAATGCAGATGAGCAGAATCTGCTGATCAAAAAACAGCTTGC
The sequence above is drawn from the Chryseobacterium daecheongense genome and encodes:
- a CDS encoding AraC family transcriptional regulator; translation: MNKENIDRLVDVEYCKTEKCPVRNLQFSFFQMVYVISGSGFLEINDNKVTYNKGSLIMLTPNDQHYFEISEISEFLFVKFSENYVREYNWKSINCIECLLYHASHLSGCVLKNKPDEFLVKSIVDSLLHNMKHSDLYQEDLTLHYVNALIVIAARNISKMRPVNATVNADKRMLSIIGHIQTHIYDPQQLKASVISQKFGLSETYLGSYFKNQCGETIQNYIYNYKMRLIEHRLMFSDMRINEIVSEFGFADESHLNKFFKKRHKISLTEFRKSKQKVKEMV
- a CDS encoding MFS transporter — translated: MKRSIYILALGAFGIITTEFGVIGILPNISREFNVSIDTAGWLLSAFALTVAVSSPFITAFTTKINRKLLLCMVLGVFVLSNLLSSISTSFTMLMVARVLPAFLHPLFWNISMAIAFKQGGAKAVSVVMAGLSLATVLGVPLTTYAADFFNNWQASFYMGSFVSLIAFLGLLFFVPSMPASKDKTSQNQLYVLKSPQLWVNLISTILTLAAMFSSYTYLAAYLEKITRMNGAEISVMLLLFGGMGILGNWLMGIALNRNLLVTVRLFFVSLIAVQILAYYFGGIFVAMVLILSLWGMIHTGGFLVPNIRTTQAVPHSALEFVNSLLTSCYNIGISLGALVGGLIIAKYGIHQIVWISIALLGVTLAISFITFPKKIEIESEAEEKEEITISPAVCE
- a CDS encoding helix-turn-helix domain-containing protein; protein product: MSPEMYHQEFDVPEQLQDTIKCFWYNRRDSTEVQSVFEVTPDGYAEIIFYFSGECSVVQNGILHPLPSPFMMGLLNQPVHFHMTNRLEIIAVRCFPWTVFDLLELPSGKVGVHTFEHPIAQLHSTLDALIQQGRKEEAIDQLKQYFLTLRSHVSTDSMLFKAGVAMTKAKGTLPVSQVAEAAHATVRTLERKFKESSGHTVKDVSGLMRFEQARNHLWLHPDVNLAGLAVDLGYTDQSHLSREFKRYTGITPAAFAKKAKKRQRVVSNDFVAFVQS
- a CDS encoding NAD(P)/FAD-dependent oxidoreductase gives rise to the protein MILSHLYNPKLTAFLTFVWKLTYKLKDMQYLLKDKKVAIIGGGPVGLTMARLLQQKEVNVAVYERDFDAQTRIWGGTLDLHKGSGQEAIKKAGLLENYYTTAIPMGIIFADQQGNTLHTRKPTPENRYDNPEINRNQLRKILLESLAPDTVIWNRKLTNLTEHNGKWLLQFENQPDATADLVIVANGGMSKVRNYVTDAEIEETGSFIIQGDIPQPEINSPQMYGLCDGSRLMTSNQGSLFVVNPYNNGSLTYGLIIQKPQEWDQGHALDFQDKESVIQFLSERLPDWGKPYQEVFQATSFFVGLPTRKLPLKQWKDSRPLPITLIGDAAHLMPPFAGQGVNIGLVDTLTLSENLTEGSFETVEAAIKDYELKMIKYAAEAQQESAVNEAEMRDPDFSFLQLFK
- a CDS encoding TetR/AcrR family transcriptional regulator, which codes for MKEESKKKDTTTEEKIKEAARIVFYRKGFAATRTRDIAEEADINLALLNYYFRSKAKLFEIIMLETMAGFFQSLLMVLNTEKTTLEKKVEEVVGKYIDLIIKEPEIPTFIISELRNNPNLLLQKIPLKEVIQSSVFLKQHQEAVKKGSIIEPNPLHFLINLLGLTVFPFIAKPMLIGSSELNDKEFNTLMIQRKKLIPIWVKAMMAAG
- a CDS encoding TolC family protein, giving the protein MYKNAQKYLLVFVLGCVSTTSFKSQLQSLSLEECYQLAKDNYPLIRKKGMIAKTAGYNTENANKKYLPQVSFSGQATYQSQTISFSDALGALPINAALPSLSKDQYKIQGEIDQVLYDGGTTYNQKELIKANTELQQQNIETSLYTLKQRINNLFFSILLMDAQLKQNDLNKSNLHTQIQKTEAALKYGVAYRSNLDELKAEIINIDMMATEYKANREAYLKMLSIFIGKELSDSTKLETPDSDYFQTEIRRPELKAFDLQNSIYDLQKKQLKSDFLPRVSAFFQGAYGRPTLNIIENKFGPWFITGVRFSWSLDTLYTSSNKKEILELNKKTADADRDTFLLNTKLDLTQQDEQVKKYTQLITQDENIIALRQSVKQSAEAQLDNGVITIHEYIQKLNAEHLARQTLVLHQIQLLQARYNQKFITGN